The genomic region GAAGTGGCTACAATAGTGTGTAAATGAGCACATGAAGCATTCAGCTGACAAATAAGTCTACGAGTTCATACATAAAAGTCTTGGTTTTGTGTTTTACCCCGATTCTAATCCCTACCTTATTCTCGCTGGTTGACCCTCTCTTTTCTATTTTAGTTCCTGAACAAGAGAGAGTAGGTACAAGAATAACATAGAACGAAAAAGAACCATGAATAATTGTATACAAATAATGTTTAAAAAGAACAAAAGTAGCATGCCATGATTGAATCCACTGTAAAAATATATATCTGTTTTAAACCTTTGACAAAGATGTCAAAGCAAAATCAAAAAGATGTGGCAGAGTAAGTGGATTAGTGATTTAATGACAGCAGCAGTTGCAGACTTGCAGACAACAAGACATAAACCAGAAAAATGGAGTGCAGATCAAGGAAATGAGCTTACATATCACTTTTGCGAATTGCGATCCATTAAAAATCGTAGCTGTGGTTAGCCTATCAGAGAGGACGCCATATCTAAAGTCTAAACGGCCAAATAGTGATATGAAACTTTTGGAAAACAGGGACTTATAGAGCAGGGGGCTCAAGTATTCAACTTTCATCACCGTTGCCTAATTTGATATGAATTGCCACATCCTGCTATGCAATACACTCTTAATAGAGCTCTCTTCCATTCACTGGATTTGCAACATCTATTTTGGGCAAATTCACTGGACTTGcatacattttcattttaggctAAAGGTAACCACATCATTTATCCTTCTTCTGAGGAGGGGAAAGAAAGTATGGAGATGTTAGTTGCTTTCTTACTCTAATACTTATACAATGCAACAATGTTGCAGCCCCAGAGAATGGGAGGGAGTAGATTTTAAGTTAACACCATCACGTAATAAGCTCAAACCAATTTGTCAATCTTTCGGGATGGACTACGGAGTGAAGCTGGTAACCATGACTTTCATTCAGCTCTATTGTTGAAACTTGACATCGACACAAAAGCTTTGATGGGATTCAAATGACTTGGAGAGGGAGAAGAGAGGGAGAGATTATCTCTGTTTGGATACCCAAATGGGTTGGTGGGAAATGAAGGGAAAATTTGAAGGACAATTTCAACTATCCCTCTTCCTCTCCCCTTGCCCCGAGATACATCTGGTACTAGCATGAAAATTAAAGTCAGTATCTACATATATAAAAGTTATAAAGTGAAACTTACCAATCAACGATTCTGCATCAAATTGGTTGCGAAGTTGCTCAGCTTCTTCAACAGTGGAGGTGTTAATGGGGGGTCCTCCGAACCTCATGTGATCATATTGATGTATGGAGCTTTTGTCAAAGATGTACTCAGATTCTGATTTACAGCAGCAAAGTAATTTCAGTAGATACATTACTAATTTACAAAAAACAAATCTCACCTTTGTATCAAGGGTAACTATATATCCACGGGTGAAACAACTTTGTCCACGGAACAATCACTGTCACGCATGTAATATACATTCTGTGGATAAAGGCGTTTCACCCTTGAAAAGAGTGCCTCCATTAATCAAAGCAAGCTTTTTGAGTAAACAAATGGCACTGACCTCTAGGGGCATTCAATCGCTTCTCAAACAAACGAACCGGATCATGCCCATCCATACACGAAGCATATACAATCAATCTGCCCTTTCCATTTTCCAAACACGCAACATGTACTTCAAAATCCAAActaaataaacaatataaagagaAGTAAGCCCAAATCCAAAAGCAATATGGAAAAGGTCGAAATTACTGTACAAGGCAAGTTCTCGGGCAGCTCTTGGACTGCAAAATCTCCCATTCTTATCAAGTCTTGGCAATGTATATGTGTCATCTTCTTTACCATCAGTTAACAACGAGGAGGAAGATTCATTTTCTTTGAGTGTAACAGGTAGAGACCCAACACTTGAAACAAAAAGTTGGCTCTTAATTTGTCGTCGGGGCTTGAAATTCTTGAAACTGCTAGTACTATTGCTGCTGTTATAACTACAACTAAAGTAAGAAGATGAAATTTGCTGGTGGGGCCGCAAATTTATCGAGAAATGCCCGAAAAGGGTTTTTGTGCTACTGCTAATGCTGCTGCTGCAAGTACTCAACATCAAGGGACCTCCTTCCATTCTACTCTCCTAATCCCTAGCTGTTACAAGAAAATAATCACAATTGCACCCCCGAAAATTTGCTAAAAATACAGCTCTAGGTTGTTCATTGCCTCAAAAATCAACTACAATATACCATTTACCATCAAATTTGTTGCAGTATAAGATTGAATTTAGTAAAAAATACTCGTAGAAGATAAAGGCAACCAAAACTAAAGAAATTGCAGGAAAATAAATTCAACAGATAAGAAGCATCAACAAGCCTTAattccaaaatgatttggggccGGCTGACAACTTTTGAAACCGCCATTGAACAAAAAAGAACAGAAACATCAATCTATTTCCCAAAACAAAAAATATAAATTGAAGTAAACCCTATGAATATAACCATTAAAATGTGCCATTAAAATTACCCAGTGGGTCCCACTTATCTTCTTCTATTTCCCCTATAAAACAAGGTAAGCACAACAAATTACTGCACAGTAAGTATGCATTTTTATCTCTTGCTAAGGGGCTTTGGAAGTAGATAACAACATAGAAAGAACAGTAAAAAGTGGTAGTAACATTACAAAATGACATGAACAAAGAGAAGTTTTAAGAGAAGACAAGAAAAGGGCAGTTAAGCATGAATATAGAAAATGAGCAGAAAAGAGAGAAAATTCTCACCTGTGTAATGGAGTTTAGAAGAAGTTGAATGGTGAAACAGGTAATTTGTTCAGAAAGGGGAGGGAAAGTGTAATGGTGTATTATCAACAACAGCAACAAACGACATGGACTATTGTCAATCCATATAATAAGGATTCTGCTGTATTAGGAGCAAATATCTTGCCCTtcaattttcttttttcttttaagTCATATAATAAAAAAAACTTTCTTTTTTCTGTTAAGtcatataataaataattagtatAGATCCcgaaaagataataatttaatggaaaaatcatttttttttcttatatgaGTAAGGCCgtattcttttggactgaaattgtctaaactgaattgaactgaaataaaaataaaaacattataataataataccaataataacaacaacaacaacataataAGAGAGTGGAGGAGTTATATCATCCGCAATTGCCTGAATCTCGAGGCATTCTTCGAACCAATCATAGACTTATTAAGATATGTAAAGCGCAAATGCGCCAAGTATCAGAGCTTGTGTGAGGCAGTTGCCTATGGtttcttacctttttctttctcttcatTGGGGGAGTTGGGGACAGATGCTATTGCCTTACTCAAGCAGATTCAGAAATTTTATGTGTCCCAGGATGCCGGTGCTCGCGCTgctacttttatttttactagacttagctttactattgctaagggagtgggcgcccagattgtatctcggctgcccaccgatttcttgtaaacttttgattgattaataaaaatttgctgtttaaaaataaaataaaaaaataataataataataacaacaacaacaacaacaacaataataataataataattataataaatattataataacaata from Silene latifolia isolate original U9 population chromosome 3, ASM4854445v1, whole genome shotgun sequence harbors:
- the LOC141648078 gene encoding uncharacterized protein LOC141648078 isoform X2, giving the protein MEGGPLMLSTCSSSISSSTKTLFGHFSINLRPHQQISSSYFSCSYNSSNSTSSFKNFKPRRQIKSQLFVSSVGSLPVTLKENESSSSLLTDGKEDDTYTLPRLDKNGRFCSPRAARELALLIVYASCMDGHDPVRLFEKRLNAPRESEYIFDKSSIHQYDHMRFGGPPINTSTVEEAEQLRNQFDAESLIGKFHFITFIYAANLFFRFTRKLLVATVDKWDEHVLVIDKVAPSNWKAEPAGRILEFSILHLAMSEISMLKTRHQIVINEAVDLSKRFCDGSAPRVINGCLRTFVQDIS
- the LOC141648078 gene encoding uncharacterized protein LOC141648078 isoform X1, which gives rise to MEGGPLMLSTCSSSISSSTKTLFGHFSINLRPHQQISSSYFSCSYNSSNSTSSFKNFKPRRQIKSQLFVSSVGSLPVTLKENESSSSLLTDGKEDDTYTLPRLDKNGRFCSPRAARELALLIVYASCMDGHDPVRLFEKRLNAPRESEYIFDKSSIHQYDHMRFGGPPINTSTVEEAEQLRNQFDAESLIEAEVLSAPLKLVYGKLLLRFTRKLLVATVDKWDEHVLVIDKVAPSNWKAEPAGRILEFSILHLAMSEISMLKTRHQIVINEAVDLSKRFCDGSAPRVINGCLRTFVQDIS